CGTATCTGCTTTCGTCTCTCGAGAACTCTCCAATGCAATCTTCCGGTAAGTTCTGCTACGCtctgttttctctgttttttctcGTAATGCTCTGTTTTCTAAACGGTGACGTTTTGTATTTTAACAGACGCGGTTACGCGGCCACGGCGGCGCAAGCGAGCGTTGGGAAAGGGGGAGCCGTTGTTTCGGgggtgatgaagaagaagggagTGGAAGAATCAACCCAGAAGATAGCTTGGATTCCAGATCCCAAAACCGGTTATTACAGACCGGAAACCGGTTCAAAAGAGATTGACCCTGCTGAGCTACGAGCAGCTCTCTTGAACAACAAGCAGTGATGAATTAGCTGAAAAGAAGCTCTTTTTTCTGTTAATTATTCGTTGTTGATTTTTAATGTCTCGGGGAATAGGTCATGATCCTTTGCGGTGAACCCTGTTTCTGTCTGTCTGCTACGTGCGATTCTGCAATTAATAACATAGAGAAGTCTTTTGGTTCCTCTAATTTGTAACAAAAGGATCGATGGATGTATGATGTATTCTATAAATATAGCTTTCTCATATTTGCTAGCAAATTTGCAACTTTTTCATCTAGCTTAAAACAACTaacattgatatatatatatatataaaaaactaacaTTGATATTGATCACAAAATAATTCATCAATATGggggattaattttttttttttaatttatgattttttatcgATTGAGATAGAAATTTCAATTGATTAATCTGTCTATGGAGTAATTCAGTCTATATTGTTACATATGTATAGTAGccaaattaaaatagaaaataacccAAATGAACTAAATAATAATTCGTATTTGTGATTATTGacgaaaaatacaaatttataattttagtgaTTTTGGAAAACGTTTTTGTATTAGAAAGGACATTGTAGCGTGAGCATATCATacaatataaaatcaataactAGATCATGGGTGTGATTGGTGAACCAAGTGTAActgataataatttaaatagagTAACCATAAGGAAAAATGGTTGGGTAAAAGGTAATAATACAACCCAAATAGGTTAAAATCAGCacaatttattttcctttttttttgtcaactatttaCCTTTTCAAAACTGTGAGGAACTAAGGAAAGGGTGTGACTGAAAGTGCTATAACAAACAATTTGGCTGAAAAGTAATTATTCTGTGGTCTGCCGCTTTTTCACCAATAAGGTGAAAACACAATGGCTGCAACTGGAATGCAgttttttggaataaaaactTCGAGAATGCTTGATTTCATGTgcattctaaaaaaaattcaccAGTTACAACTAAAAAATAGAATGTGTATTCCATTTCATTCCATAACATTCcaggaaaaaaaataactatcatttgaaaaatcattccaaatcaaaaacgttttggAATAAGTGGAATGCTGATTCCATTCCATTAAATTCCAGAAATTATAATTCCTATCATTCTATATATTCCTTTTAGTTTTTACCAGTTACACCCAATAATAAATCTTTGGTGCTGATTTCAGCTCAAGAATATGAAGGAAAATTTCTCTTTTCATACCAAAATTGGAAAGAGGTTAACactacttttaatatttttgtccCTCTAATTTTTCTGCTCGTTTATTCTCACTTCACTTCGTTACCAATCACAGCCAAAGTAAACTATATACCATGAGTTAAACAGTATTGAAcgtaagataaataaaaatgattattttcatCTGATTAGCAAAATATAAGTTGAATAGAAAATACAGTTTTTCTCCCTAAAACAATTCTCGCTATTActtagggctgggcaaaaaactcggatccgaaaaaccgaaccgaacccgatccgaaaaagtagtatagaacccgaaccaaaattgattaaatatccgaatgggttcaaaattttggtatttagagaaccgaaaccgaacccgatccgaaccgaaatatttCGGGTACCCGATAATATCcgaaattgatttatatacctatatatattaattatttttaaatttaatatatattaagaacatcaaaatatataagatacttttaagttatccaaaatacttataaatatatacaaatagtcaaaagtaacatgtctaaaatagctaaagtatactcaaaacaccaacaaTACTTATTGATTttcaatccaaatattcaaacaaaaccaatttatatgttaattttagatactttgacatatgctattcaaatttatatgtaatatattgttttgtttatagattttgagaaatttaaagtatataatgaattttaaaaattttaaaataatttaaatgggttatccgaacccgaactgaACCCGcaaatatccgaaccgaacccgaaccgaaatttagaaatatccgaatggggctgaaatcttgaacccgaaaacccgaaacccgaatagacccgaaccgaacccgaatgggtacacgaacgcccacccctactatTACGACTAAATATATAAATCGGTATTAACAAAAAAGGTATAGAACTCGAGTAATGAGATCAGTATCTTGGTGATCAGCAACAATCAACATGATCTCGAGTTTGGATGGTTCAATGATTTGTAGGACCTCAACACTACATGGCAGTAAATTTTAGTTCAGATTCATGTACAACTTTGCGGGGAAGAAGTTCAATTATTGCATGTGCGTGTGTCAACTTATATGATTAACCTGAGAGATAACGTATTATAAGGAATGTTGTTATAAATTATTGGCGTATAATTTGAGCAAAGATAATGGTATTGATAGTAAACTATATCAATAACAATTCGATACTcttataaaatatgaatatacgGTGCTGTTGCTTGCATGGATAAACCGACATAATATTGCCCTGCTAATCTAATTGTTAATATAGCTTAGGCTGCTCAGCATTTGGCACTTGGCAAATGCAATTAATTAGCGACAACTACTTGACATAAGCGTCGtaccctatatattaattgaaaaacatttgaaaaattaaaactttaattttgtattaattaaaaaaattaggtggcactctaaatgccttctaaattccTTTTCAAAAAATTCTAGaacatctaatataaagtatagtttaatctaatggtgtcacattatttcataattatataacactagaaaacat
The window above is part of the Brassica napus cultivar Da-Ae chromosome C3, Da-Ae, whole genome shotgun sequence genome. Proteins encoded here:
- the LOC106435603 gene encoding protein SENESCENCE-ASSOCIATED GENE 21, mitochondrial encodes the protein MARSLSNVKIVSAFVSRELSNAIFRRGYAATAAQASVGKGGAVVSGVMKKKGVEESTQKIAWIPDPKTGYYRPETGSKEIDPAELRAALLNNKQ